One part of the Trypanosoma brucei brucei TREU927 chromosome 4, complete sequence genome encodes these proteins:
- a CDS encoding hypothetical protein, conserved (similar to ATP-dependent RNA helicase srmB. (Swiss-Prot:P21507) {Escherichia coli}) has product MQRNVIQSNSGRGLRSILDQYEDFKLIMQLRKNGRGNYYRYQQKLWPSAEALERDMTERLYSSTERTPLALLPQPKRAPSPRTCVLEGCGAAALLEGAENAVQISEDLNDNQKEVNEPLDLTDSTETMFAELYGTDQSINNKIITDNDLQGTVLEAAQQRARTLIFNDLRVNELATSPAVASTNSRRTTTILSAKDKGSMAWEALGLCPTLSKQVIAKYSAAPTRLQCRLLPALLHEDHNDVLFNGVTGSGKTSALLLALLQAVRNESAGLNVFVASNAITAMRARDQLQALCGELGGAMVDRPRDDFTWLFMGIFSGEYEAYYRTLRRSLNSDHGPVRIFITTADTFCQLLFEKKMEFEAFGYLRRVYVDDVGVQLPMVPPHAPVHEMRERLRNPLPCELLLGTLHQLPGPHIRSILQLGLVSADMETALKDHLKSLCVKLERHTIVLSAVRIPSTIHCLFSFHLAHEDVYEYVVQLIWNARATIPGRAVIYVRYEDNILQVRTKLRQLGMDVKLFSEVYHDGVFRDSWKFLLLHESEAFGVDLPLVSHVFITFCPHSTCSFQHMCGRTGRLGNVGWVYTITDKREAKAVREVVTQLEVDFCSHVVDSNLAQVPPSDMDRLTKEFELYGLDPQYAVRQHYVVQSENPDMAYRSREFFSKPAEKQFQMEDYTPTPVLHRRFVNAKKLAKDVERDPSVALTLQKEGLLNSKLAPTKKMRNLLNNKSRSFNAALYGMKSNK; this is encoded by the coding sequence ATGCAACGAAATGTCATACAATCAAACAGTGGAAGAGGCCTGCGGAGTATTTTGGATCAATATGAGGATTTCAAGCTCATCATGCAGCTTCGCAAAAATGGACGGGGGAATTATTACAGATATCAACAGAAATTGTGGCCATCAGCTGAGGCTTTAGAGAGAGATATGACGGAGAGACTTTACAGCAGCACCGAACGCACTCCCCTCGCGCTTTTGCCGCAACCGAAAAGAGCACCATCGCCTCGCACATGTGTGCTTGAGGGGTGTGGTGCAGCGGCATTGTTAGAAGGAGCGGAAAATGCCGTACAGATCAGTGAGGACCTAAACGACAatcaaaaggaagtgaaTGAGCCGTTAGATCTCACGGACTCGACGGAAACAATGTTTGCCGAGCTTTATGGTACGGATCAGAGTATCAATAATAAAATCATCACAGATAACGACCTACAGGGGACTGTGCTGGAAGCGGCTCAACAGCGTGCGAGGACTCTCATATTCAATGACCTTCGGGTTAATGAGCTCGCAACTTCTCCAGCAGTTGCGTCCACTAATTCgagaagaacaacaacaatactgTCCGCCAAAGATAAAGGTAGCATGGCGTGGGAGGCGCTCGGGCTCTGCCCCACGTTGAGTAAACAAGTTATAGCTAAATACAGTGCAGCGCCCACGCGACTTCAGTGTCGCCTCCTTCCCGCCCTTCTTCATGAAGATCATAACGATGTATTGTTTAATGGCGTGACGGGGAGCGGGAAAACTAGTGCGCTTCTTCTTGCCCTCTTACAAGCGGTCCGAAACGAGTCTGCCGGACTGAATGTATTTGTTGCTAGTAATGCCATTACTGCCATGCGAGCCCGCGACCAGTTGCAGGCACTCTGTGGGGAACTGGGTGGTGCCATGGTGGACCGACCTCGAGACGATTTCACATGGTTGTTTATGGGCATCTTTTCAGGAGAATATGAGGCGTACTATCGAACCCTTCGCCGTTCCCTGAATAGTGATCACGGACCCGTGCGGATCTTTATAACGACGGCAGACACTTTTTGCCAATTGTTAttcgaaaagaaaatggagttCGAGGCATTTGGTTATCTTCGCCGTGTTTACGTTGATGATGTGGGTGTACAACTTCCAATGGTGCCCCCTCATGCTCCCGTACACGAAATGCGGGAGAGGCTTCGGAATCCGCTCCCATGCGAACTGTTGCTTGGAACCCTGCATCAACTGCCGGGGCCTCACATTCGATCCATCTTGCAGCTGGGGCTCGTGTCGGCCGATATGGAAACTGCGCTCAAAGATCATTTAAAGTCGTTGTGCGTAAAATTGGAGCGCCACACGATTGTTCTTTCCGCTGTGCGCATTCCCTCAACGATACACTGTCTTTTTAGCTTTCATCTCGCCCACGAGGATGTGTACGAATACGTTGTGCAACTCATCTGGAATGCACGGGCTACGATCCCTGGTCGGGCGGTGATATATGTCCGCTATGAAGACAACATCCTACAGGTGCGCACGAAGCTACGCCAGCTTGGAATGGATGTAAAGCTCTTCTCAGAAGTTTACCATGATGGTGTGTTTCGTGACTCATGGAAGTTTCTCTTGCTACATGAATCAGAGGCGTTTGGGGTTGACTTACCGCTTGTCTCGCATGTCTTCATCACATTTTGTCCCCACAGCACATGTTCCTTCCAGCATATGTGTGGTCGAACCGGACGACTGGGAAATGTTGGTTGGGTGTACACCATAACAGACAAACGTGAAGCAAAGGCCGTGCGTGAGGTGGTCACACAGCTGGAAGTTGATTTTTGTAGTCACGTGGTTGACAGCAATCTTGCACAAGTGCCACCCAGCGATATGGACCGCCTAACAAAGGAGTTTGAGCTATATGGGTTGGATCCGCAGTATGCAGTGAGGCAACACTACGTTGTCCAGAGTGAGAATCCAGACATGGCGTACCGCAGTCGTGAGTTCTTTAGTAAGCCGGCGGAAAAGCAGTTCCAGATGGAGGACTACACGCCAACGCCGGTGTTGCATAGGCGGTTCGTTAACGCAAAGAAGTTGGCTAAGGACGTGGAACGGGACCCTTCTGTGGCACTCACCTTACAGAAGGAAGGATTACTGAACAGCAAACTTGCtccaacgaaaaaaatgagaaaccTTCTCAACAACAAGAGCCGAAGCTTCAATGCAGCACTTTATGGTATGAAGAGTAATAAATAA
- a CDS encoding ubiquitin-conjugating enzyme E2, putative: protein MKRIAKDLNVLKTDISRSAPVVSLIAAVESENVYQWHIVARAPADSIYSSNSDEAQHKKKNAYRLSVIFTDDYPDKPPKVSFITNIYSPLVGEKGDVCERLTEKDWTPDQRATNVIMRVLNEVFSGYKNNDDYDLNHDARRCLKEEPEVFEKRAQCPF from the coding sequence ATGAAACGGATTGCTAAAGATCTTAACGTTCTAAAGACGGACATTAGTCGTAGTGCTCCGGTGGTGTCTCTCATTGCCGCTGTTGAAAGTGAAAACGTTTATCAATGGCATATTGTGGCACGGGCTCCAGCCGACAGCATTTACAGCAGTAATAGTGATGAAGCACAGcataagaagaaaaatgcatatCGTCTTTCAGTAATATTCACAGACGATTACCCCGACAAGCCACCAAAGGTAAGTTTCATTACTAATATTTATAGTCCGCTTGTTGGGGAAAAGGGTGATGTGTGTGAGCGACTCACTGAAAAGGATTGGACACCAGACCAGCGTGCAACTAATGTTATTATGCGTGTCCTCAATGAGGTGTTTAGTGGATATAAAAACAATGACGATTATGATTTAAACCACGACGCACGCCGTTGTCTAAAGGAGGAACCAGAGGTATTCGAAAAGCGAGCTCAATGTCCGTTTTAG
- a CDS encoding hydroxymethylglutaryl-CoA lyase, putative encodes MFRTLPLRSSIRMVECPRDAMQGLPHFIPTEQKIRYLKALLKCGFYALDCGSFVSPRAVPQMRDSTEVIANCWKTMQEEKAAPKLSVVVASLAGFKQALETPGVSVIGYPIGCCERFQQRNAKKSIAMSLDEIRNIKEATDAFNAQRSSNPVAPNEDVNGRELLIYISMAFGNPYGESHSIDLVEKLVGELVASGARDISLADTTGVAQPPLIFDTFTQLRKKFPDVTFAGHFHSNAVEARGKIVAALDAGCTMIDSALCGMGGCPFAKDDGLVGNVATEVVVKALEERGVLPAALNKEQLKKCVLIKQEIFGVSVRDMLISQTLHDEKRFATLCQEHFKLYDVNDDGTLDYEGFRDSMIHVFAELGAPQPSEEKIRSSFAKVDIQNLGFITIDAYTMGARRLLVKRLASNTNTTTKNEERGEGVVEASSC; translated from the coding sequence ATGTTTCGAACGTTACCCTTGAGGTCAAGTATTCGCATGGTGGAGTGCCCGCGCGATGCGATGCAGGGCTTACCACATTTTATCCCAACAGAACAAAAGATACGGTACCTTAAAGCTCTCCTGAAGTGTGGCTTTTATGCTCTTGATTGTGGTTCTTTTGTGTCACCGCGAGCAGTTCCTCAAATGCGTGATAGTACCGAAGTTATCGCTAACTGTTGGAAAACTATgcaagaggaaaaggcagCGCCTAAGttgtctgttgttgttgcatcaCTCGCTGGGTTTAAGCAGGCATTGGAAACTCCGGGAGTGAGTGTCATTGGGTATCCGATTGGTTGCTGCGAGCGGTTTCAGCAACGTAATGCGAAAAAGAGCATTGCAATGTCCCTTGATGAAATTAGAAACATAAAGGAGGCCACAGATGCTTTCAATGCGCAACGAAGCTCAAACCCCGTGGCTCCCAATGAAGACGTCAATGGGAGGGAGCTTCTCATTTACATTTCTATGGCATTTGGTAATCCGTATGGCGAGTCGCACAGTATTGATTTAGTGGAAAAATTGGTAGGAGAACTTGTCGCATCGGGGGCGCGTGACATTAGTCTTGCTGACACCACTGGAGTAGCGCAACCGCCCCTCATATTTGACACCTTCACTCAATTACGGAAGAAATTCCCTGATGTAACATTTGCTGGACATTTTCACAGTAATGCGGTGGAGGCGAGAGGGAAAATTGTTGCAGCGTTGGATGCCGGTTGCACGATGATCGACAGCGCGCTGTGTGGTATGGGCGGTTGCCCATTCGCTAAAGATGACGGTCTTGTGGGAAATGTTGCGACggaggtggtggtgaaggCGCTTGAGGAGCGTGGCGTCCTCCCCGCTGCTCTCAATAAGGAGCAACTAAAGAAATGCGTCCTCATCAAACAGGAGATTTTTGGTGTGAGCGTGAGAGACATGTTGATTTCACAAACACTGCACGATGAGAAGCGGTTTGCGACGTTATGCCAGGAGCACTTTAAGTTGTATGATGTTAACGACGATGGTACTTTGGATTATGAAGGATTTAGAGATAGTATGATTCATGTCTTTGCTGAATTGGGTGCACCACAGCCATCAGAGGAGAAAATACGCAGCAGTTTCGCGAAGGTTGATATCCAAAATCTTGGGTTTATTACAATTGACGCGTACACGATGGGTGCAAGGCGCTTACTCGTCAAGAGATTGGCttccaacaccaacacaacaactaagaatgaagaaaggggggaaggtgtCGTTGAAGCATCTTCCTGCTGA
- a CDS encoding kinesin, putative: MTTLSLDSTAVRVVARCRPLLPSERNHTTSRIQINAEAGTITLAEKGLGVGRCFTFDRVFLPNAQQHDVAEEVSPLISHVLEGFCATIFAYGQTGSGKTHTVEGFEYIRNGRGGPKVNIDTDPEKHGIIPRVIQLIFDRVREKQFADANTSYHLKCSYYQIYNERVTDLLNPSSEASKGTGLKVRWCRDDTFTVENLYICECDQPGEMRRMFLSGAKAKEMGSHMMNQQSSRSHCVFTIHVERSDSDIPGNSVKSQLTIVDLAGSEKLTALDANPSSKLTKESIDINTSLFALGKVITSLAQRSKHNQKNGAGANQLHIPYRDSKLTKLLKHALGGNSLTTMLACISPSDNYAEETMSTLMFATTARTIKNVPYVAEDPVTQVVNQLRSELGNVKEELNYYQNLVGSNLINSGPTRPQPMYHVQASNDEAVNAQVNELSDKLLQACDALQKIMSINTQLRSAFDVVKEAKAELERREMELNAENLALRERIEMLESVVLKEDLTECFGNGAKSQEGYLKNNGYYYSSARASLLTNASDPKSCHAPTRPHSASVHESPAPTTAGQTNPRAYAADGAWAAERPPIAEDNPRPMTGPSVRPSAEGFVPSAQLAEERLRGEQSINKRREKLTKGLAEYANRYCQPDRFVNYAEYYGKARRLVTTNRSVSSTVDDMSKTLRQIPESIASTVPNSLKTTSQFGMLHFGGSREELGELEERRRQREEKRQALIAQQDALRGDVARAFVGITEKKEPIRAGKEPYEQGSLASTDTTGKQMPKLPSAQPAPADSVSRLKAYLEQEIGMRGEL; encoded by the coding sequence ATGACCACTCTATCTTTAGATTCAACAGCGGTACGTGTTGTTGCCCGCTGTAGGCCCCTTCTTCCGAGTGAACGAAACCACACAACCTCCCGAATTCAGATTAACGCAGAAGCTGGGACAATTACTCTTGCCGAAAAGGGATTAGGGGTTGGTCGTTGTTTTACATTTGATCGTGTTTTCCTTCCCAACGCGCAACAGCACGATGTTGCTGAAGAGGTGAGTCCACTGATCAGTCACGTACTCGAAGGATTTTGTGCCACCATTTTCGCATACGGTCAGACAGGTAGCGGAAAGACACACACAGTCGAAGGGTTTGAATACATTCGTAACGGTAGGGGTGGCCCTAAAGTCAACATAGACACAGACCCCGAAAAGCATGGTATTATTCCCCGCGTGATACAGCTCATTTTCGATCGTGTTCGGGAAAAGCAGTTCGCAGATGCTAACACATCATATCACCTTAAGTGCAGCTATTATCAGATATACAATGAACGGGTTACAGATTTGCTGAATCCCTCATCGGAAGCTTCTAAAGGCACTGGTCTAAAGGTACGTTGGTGCCGTGACGATACTTTCACAGTGGAGAACCTTTACATATGTGAGTGTGACCAACCCGGCGAGATGCGCCGTATGTTCTTGTCTGGTGCTAAAGCTAAAGAAATGGGAAGTCATATGATGAACCAGCAATCGTCCCGCTCGCACTGCGTCTTTACAATCCACGTAGAGCGTTCCGATAGCGACATCCCAGGGAATAGTGTGAAGTCACAGCTCACCATTGTAGACTTGGCGGGGTCAGAGAAGCTGACGGCGCTTGACGCCAACCCCTCCTCAAAGCTGACTAAGGAATCTATAGATATAAATACGTCACTTTTTGCCTTGGGAAAAGTGATCACCTCTCTCGCCCAGCGATCAAAGCACAATCAGAAAAACGGTGCGGGGGCTAATCAGTTGCACATCCCCTACCGTGATAGCAAACTGACCAAGCTCCTGAAGCATGCACTAGGAGGAAACTCACTAACAACGATGTTAGCGTGTATCAGCCCATCCGATAACTACGCGGAGGAAACAATGTCGACGCTTATGTTCGCTACTACAGCTAGAACTATTAAAAACGTGCCTTACGTGGCTGAGGACCCTGTAACACAGGTTGTCAATCAACTCCGGAGCGAACTTGGAAATGTAAAGGAGGAGTTGAACTACTATCAGAACCTTGTTGGCAGCAACCTCATCAACAGTGGCCCAACGCGACCACAGCCTATGTACCACGTGCAGGCTTCAAACGACGAGGCCGTTAACGCACAAGTGAATGAATTATCGGACAAACTCCTGCAGGCATGTGATGCCCTCCAGAAAATTATGAGCATCAACACCCAGCTTCGCTCTGCTTTTGACGTGGTGAAGGAGGCGAAAGCAGAACTCGAACGAAGGGAGATGGAGCTAAACGCTGAAAATTTAGCTCTGCGCGAACGTATTGAGATGTTGGAGTCTGTTGTGCTTAAAGAGGACTTGACGGAGTGCTTTGGAAATGGCGCAAAGTCCCAGGAGGGGTATTTGAAGAACAACGGTTACTACTATTCCTCAGCGCGAGCATCACTCCTTACAAATGCATCCGACCCAAAGTCCTGCCACGCACCCACCAGGCCCCACTCCGCAAGCGTGCACGAGTCGCCCGCTCCAACAACAGCTGGTCAAACAAATCCACGGGCTTATGCAGCGGATGGAGCGTGGGCGGCGGAGCGCCCTCCGATTGCCGAAGATAATCCCCGACCAATGACGGGACCTTCAGTGCGCCCGTCAGCGGAGGGTTTTGTGCCCTCAGCACAACTTGCGGAAGAACGCTTACGTGGGGAACAATCAATTAATAAACGAAGAGAAAAGCTGACAAAGGGTCTCGCCGAGTATGCTAACAGATACTGTCAACCTGACCGTTTCGTGAACTATGCGGAATACTACGGAAAGGCCCGCCGCTTGGTAACCACGAACCGTTCAGTTTCTAGTACCGTGGATGATATGAGCAAAACCCTCCGCCAAATCCCAGAGAGCATTGCCAGCACCGTTCCCAACTCACTGAAGACCACTTCTCAATTCGGGATGTTACACTTTGGTGGGAGCCGGGAGGAGTTGGGCGAACTCGAGGAACGTCGGCGGCAGCGTGAGGAGAAGCGGCAGGCGCTCATCGCTCAGCAGGATGCCCTCCGCGGTGATGTTGCGCGCGCATTTGTTGGTATTActgaaaagaaggaacccATCCGAGCTGGAAAAGAACCATACGAGCAAGGATCATTAGCATCCACGGACACGACCGGGAAGCAAATGCCAAAGTTACCTTCAGCGCAACCTGCCCCCGCAGATTCGGTGAGTCGGCTGAAGGCTTATTTGGAACAAGAAATAGGTATGAGGGGTGAGTTATGA